From a region of the Malania oleifera isolate guangnan ecotype guangnan chromosome 12, ASM2987363v1, whole genome shotgun sequence genome:
- the LOC131144158 gene encoding uncharacterized protein LOC131144158, translating into MEETTWEQRLQVITHILTSPTATPSLHSQLFVSAHIPCYLNWDYPPFLCSSSAFPPLLLRWGFSLFLERASRLGLPKTSWRSKCPYQLPPPPIMAEGVEEAVWGDEERRAYARKRMSRKRLFNRINPLVPVLVPNLLLFSLLLWNPFPQFP; encoded by the coding sequence atGGAGGAGACGACGTGGGAGCAGAGGCTACAAGTAATAACCCACATCCTAACCAGCCCCACAGCCACACCCTCACTCCACTCGCAGCTCTTCGTGTCAGCTCACATCCCCTGCTACCTCAATTGGGACTACCCACCCTTCCTCTGCTCCTCCTCTGCCTTCCCTCCACTGCTCCTGCGATGGGGCTTCTCCCTCTTCCTAGAGAGGGCCTCCAGATTGGGGCTCCCCAAGACCTCCTGGCGCTCCAAGTGTCCGTACCAGCTGCCGCCGCCGCCGATTATGGCGGAGGGAGTGGAGGAAGCCGTCTGGGGCGATGAAGAAAGGCGAGCCTACGCGAGGAAGAGGATGAGCAGGAAGCGCCTATTCAACCGCATCAACCCTCTGGTCCCAGTCCTCGTTCCCAATCTCTTGCTTTTCTCCCTCCTGCTTTGGAACCCGTTTCCGCAGTTTCCCTAG
- the LOC131143940 gene encoding uncharacterized mitochondrial protein AtMg00820-like, which translates to MATLDMITGSTPNKESPLPTVSTNLSSENIPEEALVDPKWTQAIEDEMGALLKNQTWMLAPLPKGKITVGCIWVFYVKHKADGYIKRYKVRLVAKGYTQTYKVDYQETFSPVEKLNTVRVLLSLVANLD; encoded by the exons ATGGCAACACTAGACATGATCACAGGGTCTACACCAAATAAGGAATCCCCCTTGCCTACAGTATCCACGAACTTATCTTCTGAGAATATTCCTGAG GAAGCACTAGTTGATCCTAAATGGACACAGGCTATAGAAGATGAAATGGGAGCATTGTTAAAAAATCAAACATGGATGTTGGCTCCACTACCCAAGGGGAAGATAACTGTTGGATGCATATGGGTGTTCTATGTGAAACACAAGGCAGATGGATATATAAAGAGATACAAGGTGAGGCTAGTCGCGAAGGGATACACCCAGACGTATAAAGTAGATTATCAAGAGACATTTTCACCTGTAGAAAAATTGAATACAGTTAGAGTTCTGCTATCTCTTGTTGCTAACTTGGACTGA